In the Prochlorococcus sp. MIT 1307 genome, one interval contains:
- a CDS encoding aminotransferase class I/II-fold pyridoxal phosphate-dependent enzyme: MGIASLLTFNRGKSLFLPAHGRGVALPTEIKKLLGKRAGLWDLPELPDLGGPLISNGAVAASQERSACGVGAKRCWYGVNGATGLLQAALLSITRPGQAVLMPRNIHRSLIQACAISELQPVLYDVPFMADRGHFGTSDAFWIQKVLNALPLSEVDIAATVLINPTYHGYTGDLTSLVKIFHERGWPVLVDEAHGAHFASRVDMDLPASGLSAGADLVVHSLHKSAAGLVQTAVLWLQGDRVDPIAVERSVSWLQTSSPSALLLASCESALSEWKTKSGQSKLITRINEARQISTQLRNMGVPLLLNQDPLRLIVHSASKGISGFDADNWLIQHGIVGELPEPGCLTLCLGFAPQKGLARRFKRNWNALLASHPDRKPLPAFVAPPVPLLMTPMMSCAFAWRSKSHTVPLNEAVGRVAAEMICPYPPGIPILIPGESLEKAGVKWLLQQRSLWPDQIPSHLRVVNQ, translated from the coding sequence ATGGGAATTGCTTCATTACTAACTTTTAATCGAGGCAAGAGTCTTTTCCTGCCTGCTCATGGGAGAGGAGTTGCTTTACCGACGGAAATAAAGAAACTCCTTGGAAAACGTGCAGGTTTATGGGATTTACCTGAACTCCCAGATTTAGGTGGGCCTCTTATTTCTAACGGAGCAGTTGCTGCAAGTCAGGAACGCTCAGCATGTGGCGTTGGAGCTAAGAGGTGTTGGTATGGGGTTAATGGTGCAACAGGGCTTTTGCAAGCGGCACTTTTATCAATTACCAGACCTGGCCAGGCTGTTTTGATGCCTCGCAATATTCATCGCAGTCTTATTCAGGCATGTGCAATCTCTGAGTTACAGCCCGTTTTATATGACGTTCCATTTATGGCTGATCGAGGTCATTTTGGAACATCTGATGCTTTTTGGATTCAAAAAGTTTTGAATGCACTTCCGCTAAGTGAAGTTGATATTGCAGCAACAGTTTTGATAAACCCTACTTATCACGGCTATACAGGTGATCTCACATCTTTGGTAAAGATTTTTCATGAGCGGGGTTGGCCAGTTTTGGTTGATGAGGCGCATGGCGCTCATTTTGCGAGCAGAGTTGATATGGATTTGCCTGCCTCAGGGTTATCAGCAGGTGCTGATTTAGTAGTTCATTCATTACATAAGTCAGCAGCAGGTCTTGTTCAAACTGCTGTTCTTTGGTTGCAGGGAGATCGAGTGGACCCTATAGCAGTCGAAAGAAGTGTCAGTTGGCTTCAGACCTCTAGTCCAAGTGCTCTATTACTAGCCTCTTGTGAATCTGCGTTAAGTGAATGGAAGACTAAATCAGGCCAAAGCAAATTAATAACACGCATTAATGAGGCGAGACAGATATCGACCCAATTAAGAAATATGGGCGTCCCGTTGCTACTTAATCAGGACCCTTTGCGTTTAATTGTTCATTCTGCCTCTAAGGGTATAAGTGGTTTCGATGCAGATAATTGGTTAATTCAACACGGAATAGTAGGAGAGCTGCCTGAGCCAGGTTGCTTGACACTTTGCCTTGGGTTTGCGCCTCAAAAAGGGCTAGCAAGACGTTTTAAGAGAAATTGGAATGCTCTTTTAGCTTCACACCCGGATCGCAAACCTTTACCTGCTTTTGTTGCTCCTCCAGTTCCACTATTGATGACGCCAATGATGAGTTGTGCTTTCGCTTGGCGATCTAAGTCTCATACCGTTCCTTTAAACGAAGCTGTTGGACGGGTGGCAGCTGAAATGATTTGTCCTTATCCACCTGGAATTCCAATATTGATTCCAGGGGAATCCTTAGAGAAAGCTGGAGTGAAATGGCTTCTTCAACAAAGGAGCTTATGGCCGGATCAGATTCCTTCTCATTTGAGGGTGGTAAATCAGTAA